Proteins from a genomic interval of Chanos chanos chromosome 3, fChaCha1.1, whole genome shotgun sequence:
- the LOC115806474 gene encoding myosin-7-like isoform X2 yields the protein MGDALMEEFGAAAPFLRKSDKERLEAQTRPFDIKKECFVPDPEVEYVKASVVSRDGDKVTVETEFGKTVTVKEADVHPQNPPKFDKIEDMAMFTFLHEPAVLFNLKERYAAWMIYTYSGLFCVTVNPYKWLPVYNQEVVVAYRGKKRTEAPPHIFSISDNAYQYMLSDRENQSVLITGESGAGKTVNTKRVIQYFASIAAASPGKKDAAQEKKGTLEDQIIQCNPALEAFGNAKTIRNDNSSRFGKFIRIHFGVSGKLSSADIETYLLEKSRVTYQLKAERDYHIFYQILSQRKPELLEMLLITNNPYDYSYISQGETTVASINDGDELMATDEAFDVLGFTQEEKNGIYKLTGAIMHHGNMKFKQKQREEQAEADGTEDADKVAYLMGLNSADLIKALCHPRVKVGNEWVTKGQNVQQVYYSIGALSKSVYEKMFLWMVVRINQSLDTKQPRQYFIGVLDIAGFEIFDFNTFEQLCINFTNEKLQQFFNHHMFVLEQEEYKKEGIEWEFIDFGMDLQACIELIEKPMGIMSILEEECMFPKASDSTFKAKLYDNHLGKNANFLKPRIVKGKPEAHFALVHYAGTVDYNINNWLVKNKDPLNETVVGLYQKSTLKMLGTLFANYAGAESVEGGGAGGKGGKGGGKKKGSSFQTVSALHRENLNKLMTNLRSTHPHFVRCLIPNETKTPGAMENPLVMHQLRCNGVLEGIRICRKGFPNRILYGDFKQRYRILNPAAIPEGQFIDNKKGAEKLLGSLDIDHTQYKLGHTKVFFKAGLLGQLEEMRDDRLALILTGIQARARGILSRIEFQKIVERRDSLLVIQWNVRAFMGVKNWPWMKLYFKIKPLLKTAETEKEMANMKEEFTKLKEAYAKSEARKKELEEKMVTLLQEKNDLQLQVQSEQDNLSDAEERCEGLIKNKIQLEAKVKELTERVEDEEEMNAELVAKKRKLEDECSELKKDIDDLELTLAKVEKEKHATENKVKNLTEEMAALDEIIAKLTKEKKALQEAHQQTLDDLQSEEDKVNTLTKAKAKLEQQVDDLEGSLEQEKKIRMDLERAKRKLEGDLKLTQENVMDLENDKQQMEERLKKKDFEISQLNSKIEDEQAMGAQLQKKLKELQARIEELEEELEAERAARAKVEKQRADLARELEEISERLEEAGGATAAQIEMNKKREAEFQKLRRDLEESTLQHEATAATLRKKHADSVADLGEQIDNLQRVKQKLEKEKSELRLELDDVVSNMEQIVKAKTNLEKMCRTLEDQMSEYRTKADESQRTINDFTMQKAKLQTENGELARQLEEKDSLVSQLTRGKQSYTQQIEDLKRQLEEEVKAKNALAHAVQSARHDADLLREQFEEEQEAKAELQRSLSKANSEVAQWRTKYETDAIQRTEELEDAKKKLAQRLQEAEEAVEAVNAKCSSLEKTKHRLQNEIEDLMVDVERSNAAATALDKKQRNFDKVLAEWKQKYEESQTELESSQKEARSLSTELFKLKNSYEESLDHLETMKRENKNLQEEISDLTEQVGESGKSIHELEKVRKQLEQEKAEIQAALEEAEGSLEHEEGKILRAQLEFNQVKADIERKLAEKDEEMEQAKRNQQRVVDTLQSSLEAETRSRNEALRLKKKMEGDLNEMEIQLSQANRQAAEAQKQLKGLHGHLKDAQLQLDDSLRGNDDLKENIAIVERRNNLLQAELEELRSLVEQTERGRKLAEQELLDVSERVQLLHSQNTSLLNQKKKLETDTSQLQTEVEEAVQECRNAEEKAKKAITDAAMMAEELKKEQDTSAHLERMKKNMEQTIKDLQHRLDEAEQIAMKGGKKQVQKLEARVRELEAEVEMEQRKSADSVKGIRKYERRIKELTYQTEEDRKNLSRLQDLVDKLQLKVKSYKRTAEEAEEQANANLGKFRKLQHELDEAEERADIAESQVNKLRAKSRDSGSKKGHDEE from the exons acagagaaaaccagtCTGTTCTCATCAC TGGAGAATCTGGTGCTGGAAAGACTGTGAACACCAAAAGAGTAATCCAGTACTTCGCCAGCATTGCAGCAGCATCACCTGGAAAAAAGGATGCAGCACAGGAGAAAAAG GGCACTCTGGAAGATCAAATCATTCAGTGTAACCCTGCTCTCGAGGCTTTCGGTAATGCCAAGACCATCAGAAATGACAACTCATCTCGATTT GGTAAATTCATCCGAATTCACTTTGGTGTCAGTGGAAAGCTGTCTTCAGCTGACATAGAGACTT ATCTTCTGGAGAAATCTCGAGTCACTTACCAGCTCAAGGCTGAAAGAGACTACCACATTTTCTACCAGATCCTGTCtcagaggaaaccagagctgCTTG AGATGCTGCTAATCACCAACAACCCTTATGACTACTCCTACATCTCCCAAGGAGAGACTACTGTAGCCTCCATTAACGACGGTGATGAGCTGATGGCTACTGAT GAAGCTTTCGATGTTCTGGGCTTCACCCAAGAGGAGAAGAATGGCATCTACAAGCTGACTGGTGCCATCATGCATCATGGGAACATGAAGTTCAAGCAGAAGCAAagagaggagcaggcagaggCTGATGGCACTGAGG ATGCTGACAAAGTTGCATATCTCATGGGTCTAAACTCTGCCGATCTCATCAAGGCTCTGTGTCATCCAAGGGTCAAAGTAGGAAATGAGTGGGTGACCAAGGGACAGAATGTCCAGCAG GTGTACTACTCTATCGGTGCACTGTCCAAGTCAGTGTATGAGAAGATGTTCCTCTGGATGGTTGTGAGAATCAACCAATCTCTGGACACCAAACAGCCTCGCCAGTACTTCATTGGTGTGCTGGACATTGCTGGCTTTGAGATCTTTGAT TTCAACACCTTTGAGCAACTGTGCATCAACTTCACTAATGAGAAGTTGCAGCAGTTCTTCAACCACCACATGTTTGTGCTGGAGCAAGAGGAGTACAAGAAGGAAGGAATTGAGTGGGAGTTCATTGACTTTGGTATGGACCTGCAGGCTTGTATTGAGCTTATCGAGAAG CCCATGGGTATCATGTCCATCCTTGAAGAGGAGTGCATGTTCCCCAAGGCCAGTGATTCCACATTCAAAGCCAAGCTTTATGACAACCACTTGGGCAAGAATGCGAACTTCCTGAAACCCAGGATTGTGAAAGGAAAACCAGAGGCCCATTTTGCCCTGGTTCACTATGCTGGCACTGTTGACTACAACATCAACAACTGGCTGGTGAAGAACAAGGATCCTCTAAATGAAACTGTTGTTGGGTTATACCAGAAGTCAACGCTCAAAATGTTAGGCACTCTGTTTGCTAACTATGCTGGAGCTGAATCAG TGGAAGGAGGTGGAGCTGGTGGCAAAGGAGGCAAAGGAGGTGGAAAGAAGAAGGGCTCGTCTTTCCAGACTGTTTCAGCCCTGCACAGG GAGAACCTGAACAAGTTGATGACCAACTTGAGGTCAACTCACCCACACTTTGTGCGCTGCTTGATCCCCAATGAGACAAAGACTCCTGGAGCCATGGAGAATCCTCTCGTCATGCACCAGCTGCGCTGTAATGGTGTACTGGAAGGCATCAGGATCTGCAGAAAGGGATTCCCCAACAGGATTCTGTATGGTGACTTCAAACAGAG ATATCGTATTTTGAATCCTGCTGCAATACCTGAGGGTCAGTTCATTGACAACAAGAAAGGAGCAGAAAAATTACTGGGGTCACTTGACATTGACCACACCCAGTACAAACTGGGGCACACTAAG GTGTTCTTCAAGGCTGGTCTCTTAGGTCAGCTTGAGGAGATGCGAGATGACCGTCTTGCTTTGATCCTTACTGGCATCCAGGCCAGGGCCCGTGGTATTCTTTCAAGAATTGAATTCCAGAAGATCGTTGAACGAAG GGATTCTCTGTTGGTGATCCAGTGGAATGTCCGAGCTTTCATGGGTGTCAAGAATTGGCCCTGGATGAAGCTCTACTTCAAGATCAAACCACTGCTGaaaacagcagagactgagaagGAGATGGCCAACATGAAGGAAGAATTCACAAAGCTGAAAGAGGCTTATGCTAAATCTGAGGCTCGCAAGAAGGAGCTGGAAGAGAAGATGGTTACACTTCTCCAAGAGAAGAATGACCTTCAGCTTCAAGTTCAATCG GAGCAAGATAATCTCTCAGATGCTGAAGAGCGATGTGAGGGTCTGATCAAGAATAAGATCCAACTAGAGGCCAAAGTCAAAGAGCTGACTGAGCGAgtggaggatgaagaggagatgAACGCAGAATTGGTTGCTAAGAAGAGGAAGCTGGAGGATGAATGCTCCGAGCTCAAAAAAGACATTGATGATCTGGAGCTAACTCTGGCCaaagtggagaaggagaaacatgcCACTGAGAACAAG GTTAAAAACCTGACTGAAGAGATGGCAGCTTTGGATGAGATCATCGCCAAGCTcacaaaggagaagaaagcTCTCCAGGAGGCCCATCAGCAAACTCTGGATGACCTCCAGAGTGAGGAGGACAAAGTCAATACGCTGACCAAGGCCAAAGCCAAACTGGAACAGCAAGTTGATGAT CTTGAGGGATCACTGGAACAGGAGAAGAAGATCCGTATGGATCTTGAGAGAGCTAAAAGAAAGCTTGAGGGAGACTTAAAGTTGACCCAAGAGAATGTCATGGACTTAGAAAATGATAAACAGCAAATGGAGGAGAGGCTGAAGAA AAAAGATTTTGAGATCAGCCAGCTAAATAGTAAAATTGAGGATGAGCAGGCCATGGGTGCTCAACTCCAGAAGAAACTGAAGGAGTTGCAG GCCCGTATTGAAGAACTAGAAGAAGAGCTAGAGGCTGAGAGAGCTGCCCGTGCCAaagtggagaaacagagggcaGATTTGGCCAGAGAACTGGAGGAAATCAGTGAGAGGCTGGAGGAAGCTGGCGGTGCCACCGCTGCCCAGATTGAGATGAATAAGAAGAGGGAGGCCGAATTCCAGAAACTTCGCAGAGACCTTGAGGAGTCCACTCTGCAGCATGAGGCCACTGCTGCTACACTGAGGAAGAAACATGCTGACAGTGTGGCTGACCTGGGAGAGCAGATTGACAATCTCCAGAGAGTCAAGCAGAAGCTTGAGAAGGAAAAGAGTGAACTGAGATTGGAGTTGGACGATGTGGTCTCCAATATGGAGCAGATCGTCAAGGCCAAG ACAAACTTGGAAAAAATGTGCAGGACATTGGAGGATCAGATGAGTGAGTACAGAACTAAGGCTGATGAAAGCCAGCGCACAATCAATGACTTCACCATGCAGAAGGCCAAGCTTCAGACGGAAAATG GGGAGCTGGCCAGACAGCTTGAGGAGAAAGACTCCTTAGTCTCTCAACTGACCAGAGGCAAGCAGTCATACACCCAGCAAATTGAGGACCTAAAGCGGCAACTGGAAGAGGAAGTCAAA GCTAAGAATGCATTGGCTCATGCAGTGCAGTCTGCCCGTCATGATGCCGATTTGCTGAGAGAACAGTTTGAGGAAGAACAGGAGGCCAAAGCTGAACTGCAGCGTAGTCTGTCTAAGGCCAACTCTGAGGTGGCTCAGTGGAGAACCAAGTATGAAACTGATGCCATCCAGAGGACTGAGGAGCTGGAGGATGCAAA GAAAAAGCTGGCTCAGCGTCTGCAAGAAGCAGAGGAAGCTGTGGAGGCAGTTAATGCCAAATGCTCCTCCCTGGAGAAAACTAAACACAGGCTACAGAATGAGATTGAGGATCTTATGGTGGACGTGGAGAGATCCAATGCTGCAGCCACTGCACTGGACAAGAAGCAAAGAAACTTTGATAAG GTCCTGGCTGAAtggaaacagaaatatgaggaaTCCCAGACTGAGCTGGAGAGTTCCCAGAAAGAGGCCAGATCACTCAGCACTGAGCTCTTCAAACTGAAGAACTCCTATGAGGAGTCTCTCGATCACCTAGAGACcatgaaaagggaaaacaagAACCTCCAAG agGAAATTTCTGACCTCACTGAGCAAGTTGGTGAGAGTGGAAAGAGTATCCATGAGCTGGAGAAAGTTCGTAAACAACTGGAACAAGAGAAAGCTGAGATTCAGGCTGCCCTGGAGGAGGCTGAA GGATCCCTAGAGCATGAAGAAGGAAAGATCCTGAGAGCACAGCTAGAGTTCAATCAGGTCAAGGCTGATATTGAGCGCAAACTGGctgagaaagatgaagagatggAGCAGGCCAAGAGGAACCAGCAGAGGGTGGTGGACACCCTGCAGAGCTCCCTGGAGGCCGAGACTCGCAGCAGGAATGAGGCCCTtaggctgaaaaagaaaatggagggagaCCTCAATGAAATGGAGATCCAACTCAGCCAGGCCAACAGGCAAGCGGCAGAGGCTCAAAAGCAACTCAAGGGTCTCCACGGACATCTGAAG GATGCTCAACTGCAGCTTGACGACTCTCTCCGTGGCAATGATGATCTGAAAGAGAACATTGCTATTGTGGAGAGACGCAACAATCTGCTGCAGGCAGAATTGGAGGAGCTGAGGTCCCTGGTggagcagactgagagaggccGCAAACTGGCTGAGCAGGAGCTGCTGGATGTCAGTGAGAGAGTTCAGCTTCTGCACTCTCAG AACACCAGCTTGCTGAACCAAAAGAAGAAGTTGGAGACTGACACATCCCAACTTCAGACTGAGGTGGAGGAAGCAGTACAGGAATGTAGAAACGCTGAGGAAAAAGCTAAGAAGGCCATCACTGATGCTGCCATGATGGCtgaggagctgaagaaagagCAAGACACCAGTGCTCACCTGGAACGTATGAAGAAGAACATGGAGCAGACCATCAAGGACCTGCAGCACCGTCTGGATGAAGCCGAACAAATCGCCATGAAAGGTGGCAAGAAGCAGGTCCAGAAGCTGGAGGCCAGG GTGAGAGAGCTGGAGGCTGAGGTGGAGATGGAACAAAGGAAGAGCGCTGATTCTGTGAAAGGAATTCGTAAATACGAGAGACGGATTAAGGAGCTCACCTATCAG ACTGAGGAGGACCGTAAGAATCTGTCCCGTCTGCAGGATCTCGTTGACAAACTACAGTTGAAAGTCAAGTCCTACAAGAGAACTGCAGAGGAGGCT GAGGAACAGGCTAATGCCAACCTGGGCAAGTTCCGTAAGCTGCAGCATGAACTGGATGAGGCTGAGGAGAGAGCTGATATTGCTGAGTCTCAGGTCAACAAGTTGAGGGCCAAGAGTCGTGATTCAGGCTCCAAG AAAGGACATGACGAGGAGTGA
- the LOC115806474 gene encoding myosin-7-like isoform X3 has protein sequence MGDALMEEFGAAAPFLRKSDKERLEAQTRPFDIKKECFVPDPEVEYVKASVVSRDGDKVTVETEFGKTVTVKEADVHPQNPPKFDKIEDMAMFTFLHEPAVLFNLKERYAAWMIYTYSGLFCVTVNPYKWLPVYNQEVVVAYRGKKRTEAPPHIFSISDNAYQYMLSDRENQSVLITGESGAGKTVNTKRVIQYFASIAAASPGKKDAAQEKKGTLEDQIIQCNPALEAFGNAKTIRNDNSSRFGKFIRIHFGVSGKLSSADIETYLLEKSRVTYQLKAERDYHIFYQILSQRKPELLEMLLITNNPYDYSYISQGETTVASINDGDELMATDEAFDVLGFTQEEKNGIYKLTGAIMHHGNMKFKQKQREEQAEADGTEDADKVAYLMGLNSADLIKALCHPRVKVGNEWVTKGQNVQQVYYSIGALSKSVYEKMFLWMVVRINQSLDTKQPRQYFIGVLDIAGFEIFDFNTFEQLCINFTNEKLQQFFNHHMFVLEQEEYKKEGIEWEFIDFGMDLQACIELIEKPMGIMSILEEECMFPKASDSTFKAKLYDNHLGKNANFLKPRIVKGKPEAHFALVHYAGTVDYNINNWLVKNKDPLNETVVGLYQKSTLKMLGTLFANYAGAESGGGAGGKGGKGGGKKKGSSFQTVSALHRENLNKLMTNLRSTHPHFVRCLIPNETKTPGAMENPLVMHQLRCNGVLEGIRICRKGFPNRILYGDFKQRYRILNPAAIPEGQFIDNKKGAEKLLGSLDIDHTQYKLGHTKVFFKAGLLGQLEEMRDDRLALILTGIQARARGILSRIEFQKIVERRDSLLVIQWNVRAFMGVKNWPWMKLYFKIKPLLKTAETEKEMANMKEEFTKLKEAYAKSEARKKELEEKMVTLLQEKNDLQLQVQSEQDNLSDAEERCEGLIKNKIQLEAKVKELTERVEDEEEMNAELVAKKRKLEDECSELKKDIDDLELTLAKVEKEKHATENKVKNLTEEMAALDEIIAKLTKEKKALQEAHQQTLDDLQSEEDKVNTLTKAKAKLEQQVDDLEGSLEQEKKIRMDLERAKRKLEGDLKLTQENVMDLENDKQQMEERLKKKDFEISQLNSKIEDEQAMGAQLQKKLKELQARIEELEEELEAERAARAKVEKQRADLARELEEISERLEEAGGATAAQIEMNKKREAEFQKLRRDLEESTLQHEATAATLRKKHADSVADLGEQIDNLQRVKQKLEKEKSELRLELDDVVSNMEQIVKAKTNLEKMCRTLEDQMSEYRTKADESQRTINDFTMQKAKLQTENGELARQLEEKDSLVSQLTRGKQSYTQQIEDLKRQLEEEVKAKNALAHAVQSARHDADLLREQFEEEQEAKAELQRSLSKANSEVAQWRTKYETDAIQRTEELEDAKKKLAQRLQEAEEAVEAVNAKCSSLEKTKHRLQNEIEDLMVDVERSNAAATALDKKQRNFDKVLAEWKQKYEESQTELESSQKEARSLSTELFKLKNSYEESLDHLETMKRENKNLQEEISDLTEQVGESGKSIHELEKVRKQLEQEKAEIQAALEEAEGSLEHEEGKILRAQLEFNQVKADIERKLAEKDEEMEQAKRNQQRVVDTLQSSLEAETRSRNEALRLKKKMEGDLNEMEIQLSQANRQAAEAQKQLKGLHGHLKDAQLQLDDSLRGNDDLKENIAIVERRNNLLQAELEELRSLVEQTERGRKLAEQELLDVSERVQLLHSQNTSLLNQKKKLETDTSQLQTEVEEAVQECRNAEEKAKKAITDAAMMAEELKKEQDTSAHLERMKKNMEQTIKDLQHRLDEAEQIAMKGGKKQVQKLEARVRELEAEVEMEQRKSADSVKGIRKYERRIKELTYQTEEDRKNLSRLQDLVDKLQLKVKSYKRTAEEAEEQANANLGKFRKLQHELDEAEERADIAESQVNKLRAKSRDSGSKKGHDEE, from the exons acagagaaaaccagtCTGTTCTCATCAC TGGAGAATCTGGTGCTGGAAAGACTGTGAACACCAAAAGAGTAATCCAGTACTTCGCCAGCATTGCAGCAGCATCACCTGGAAAAAAGGATGCAGCACAGGAGAAAAAG GGCACTCTGGAAGATCAAATCATTCAGTGTAACCCTGCTCTCGAGGCTTTCGGTAATGCCAAGACCATCAGAAATGACAACTCATCTCGATTT GGTAAATTCATCCGAATTCACTTTGGTGTCAGTGGAAAGCTGTCTTCAGCTGACATAGAGACTT ATCTTCTGGAGAAATCTCGAGTCACTTACCAGCTCAAGGCTGAAAGAGACTACCACATTTTCTACCAGATCCTGTCtcagaggaaaccagagctgCTTG AGATGCTGCTAATCACCAACAACCCTTATGACTACTCCTACATCTCCCAAGGAGAGACTACTGTAGCCTCCATTAACGACGGTGATGAGCTGATGGCTACTGAT GAAGCTTTCGATGTTCTGGGCTTCACCCAAGAGGAGAAGAATGGCATCTACAAGCTGACTGGTGCCATCATGCATCATGGGAACATGAAGTTCAAGCAGAAGCAAagagaggagcaggcagaggCTGATGGCACTGAGG ATGCTGACAAAGTTGCATATCTCATGGGTCTAAACTCTGCCGATCTCATCAAGGCTCTGTGTCATCCAAGGGTCAAAGTAGGAAATGAGTGGGTGACCAAGGGACAGAATGTCCAGCAG GTGTACTACTCTATCGGTGCACTGTCCAAGTCAGTGTATGAGAAGATGTTCCTCTGGATGGTTGTGAGAATCAACCAATCTCTGGACACCAAACAGCCTCGCCAGTACTTCATTGGTGTGCTGGACATTGCTGGCTTTGAGATCTTTGAT TTCAACACCTTTGAGCAACTGTGCATCAACTTCACTAATGAGAAGTTGCAGCAGTTCTTCAACCACCACATGTTTGTGCTGGAGCAAGAGGAGTACAAGAAGGAAGGAATTGAGTGGGAGTTCATTGACTTTGGTATGGACCTGCAGGCTTGTATTGAGCTTATCGAGAAG CCCATGGGTATCATGTCCATCCTTGAAGAGGAGTGCATGTTCCCCAAGGCCAGTGATTCCACATTCAAAGCCAAGCTTTATGACAACCACTTGGGCAAGAATGCGAACTTCCTGAAACCCAGGATTGTGAAAGGAAAACCAGAGGCCCATTTTGCCCTGGTTCACTATGCTGGCACTGTTGACTACAACATCAACAACTGGCTGGTGAAGAACAAGGATCCTCTAAATGAAACTGTTGTTGGGTTATACCAGAAGTCAACGCTCAAAATGTTAGGCACTCTGTTTGCTAACTATGCTGGAGCTGAATCAG GAGGTGGAGCTGGTGGCAAAGGAGGCAAAGGAGGTGGAAAGAAGAAGGGCTCGTCTTTCCAGACTGTTTCAGCCCTGCACAGG GAGAACCTGAACAAGTTGATGACCAACTTGAGGTCAACTCACCCACACTTTGTGCGCTGCTTGATCCCCAATGAGACAAAGACTCCTGGAGCCATGGAGAATCCTCTCGTCATGCACCAGCTGCGCTGTAATGGTGTACTGGAAGGCATCAGGATCTGCAGAAAGGGATTCCCCAACAGGATTCTGTATGGTGACTTCAAACAGAG ATATCGTATTTTGAATCCTGCTGCAATACCTGAGGGTCAGTTCATTGACAACAAGAAAGGAGCAGAAAAATTACTGGGGTCACTTGACATTGACCACACCCAGTACAAACTGGGGCACACTAAG GTGTTCTTCAAGGCTGGTCTCTTAGGTCAGCTTGAGGAGATGCGAGATGACCGTCTTGCTTTGATCCTTACTGGCATCCAGGCCAGGGCCCGTGGTATTCTTTCAAGAATTGAATTCCAGAAGATCGTTGAACGAAG GGATTCTCTGTTGGTGATCCAGTGGAATGTCCGAGCTTTCATGGGTGTCAAGAATTGGCCCTGGATGAAGCTCTACTTCAAGATCAAACCACTGCTGaaaacagcagagactgagaagGAGATGGCCAACATGAAGGAAGAATTCACAAAGCTGAAAGAGGCTTATGCTAAATCTGAGGCTCGCAAGAAGGAGCTGGAAGAGAAGATGGTTACACTTCTCCAAGAGAAGAATGACCTTCAGCTTCAAGTTCAATCG GAGCAAGATAATCTCTCAGATGCTGAAGAGCGATGTGAGGGTCTGATCAAGAATAAGATCCAACTAGAGGCCAAAGTCAAAGAGCTGACTGAGCGAgtggaggatgaagaggagatgAACGCAGAATTGGTTGCTAAGAAGAGGAAGCTGGAGGATGAATGCTCCGAGCTCAAAAAAGACATTGATGATCTGGAGCTAACTCTGGCCaaagtggagaaggagaaacatgcCACTGAGAACAAG GTTAAAAACCTGACTGAAGAGATGGCAGCTTTGGATGAGATCATCGCCAAGCTcacaaaggagaagaaagcTCTCCAGGAGGCCCATCAGCAAACTCTGGATGACCTCCAGAGTGAGGAGGACAAAGTCAATACGCTGACCAAGGCCAAAGCCAAACTGGAACAGCAAGTTGATGAT CTTGAGGGATCACTGGAACAGGAGAAGAAGATCCGTATGGATCTTGAGAGAGCTAAAAGAAAGCTTGAGGGAGACTTAAAGTTGACCCAAGAGAATGTCATGGACTTAGAAAATGATAAACAGCAAATGGAGGAGAGGCTGAAGAA AAAAGATTTTGAGATCAGCCAGCTAAATAGTAAAATTGAGGATGAGCAGGCCATGGGTGCTCAACTCCAGAAGAAACTGAAGGAGTTGCAG GCCCGTATTGAAGAACTAGAAGAAGAGCTAGAGGCTGAGAGAGCTGCCCGTGCCAaagtggagaaacagagggcaGATTTGGCCAGAGAACTGGAGGAAATCAGTGAGAGGCTGGAGGAAGCTGGCGGTGCCACCGCTGCCCAGATTGAGATGAATAAGAAGAGGGAGGCCGAATTCCAGAAACTTCGCAGAGACCTTGAGGAGTCCACTCTGCAGCATGAGGCCACTGCTGCTACACTGAGGAAGAAACATGCTGACAGTGTGGCTGACCTGGGAGAGCAGATTGACAATCTCCAGAGAGTCAAGCAGAAGCTTGAGAAGGAAAAGAGTGAACTGAGATTGGAGTTGGACGATGTGGTCTCCAATATGGAGCAGATCGTCAAGGCCAAG ACAAACTTGGAAAAAATGTGCAGGACATTGGAGGATCAGATGAGTGAGTACAGAACTAAGGCTGATGAAAGCCAGCGCACAATCAATGACTTCACCATGCAGAAGGCCAAGCTTCAGACGGAAAATG GGGAGCTGGCCAGACAGCTTGAGGAGAAAGACTCCTTAGTCTCTCAACTGACCAGAGGCAAGCAGTCATACACCCAGCAAATTGAGGACCTAAAGCGGCAACTGGAAGAGGAAGTCAAA GCTAAGAATGCATTGGCTCATGCAGTGCAGTCTGCCCGTCATGATGCCGATTTGCTGAGAGAACAGTTTGAGGAAGAACAGGAGGCCAAAGCTGAACTGCAGCGTAGTCTGTCTAAGGCCAACTCTGAGGTGGCTCAGTGGAGAACCAAGTATGAAACTGATGCCATCCAGAGGACTGAGGAGCTGGAGGATGCAAA GAAAAAGCTGGCTCAGCGTCTGCAAGAAGCAGAGGAAGCTGTGGAGGCAGTTAATGCCAAATGCTCCTCCCTGGAGAAAACTAAACACAGGCTACAGAATGAGATTGAGGATCTTATGGTGGACGTGGAGAGATCCAATGCTGCAGCCACTGCACTGGACAAGAAGCAAAGAAACTTTGATAAG GTCCTGGCTGAAtggaaacagaaatatgaggaaTCCCAGACTGAGCTGGAGAGTTCCCAGAAAGAGGCCAGATCACTCAGCACTGAGCTCTTCAAACTGAAGAACTCCTATGAGGAGTCTCTCGATCACCTAGAGACcatgaaaagggaaaacaagAACCTCCAAG agGAAATTTCTGACCTCACTGAGCAAGTTGGTGAGAGTGGAAAGAGTATCCATGAGCTGGAGAAAGTTCGTAAACAACTGGAACAAGAGAAAGCTGAGATTCAGGCTGCCCTGGAGGAGGCTGAA GGATCCCTAGAGCATGAAGAAGGAAAGATCCTGAGAGCACAGCTAGAGTTCAATCAGGTCAAGGCTGATATTGAGCGCAAACTGGctgagaaagatgaagagatggAGCAGGCCAAGAGGAACCAGCAGAGGGTGGTGGACACCCTGCAGAGCTCCCTGGAGGCCGAGACTCGCAGCAGGAATGAGGCCCTtaggctgaaaaagaaaatggagggagaCCTCAATGAAATGGAGATCCAACTCAGCCAGGCCAACAGGCAAGCGGCAGAGGCTCAAAAGCAACTCAAGGGTCTCCACGGACATCTGAAG GATGCTCAACTGCAGCTTGACGACTCTCTCCGTGGCAATGATGATCTGAAAGAGAACATTGCTATTGTGGAGAGACGCAACAATCTGCTGCAGGCAGAATTGGAGGAGCTGAGGTCCCTGGTggagcagactgagagaggccGCAAACTGGCTGAGCAGGAGCTGCTGGATGTCAGTGAGAGAGTTCAGCTTCTGCACTCTCAG AACACCAGCTTGCTGAACCAAAAGAAGAAGTTGGAGACTGACACATCCCAACTTCAGACTGAGGTGGAGGAAGCAGTACAGGAATGTAGAAACGCTGAGGAAAAAGCTAAGAAGGCCATCACTGATGCTGCCATGATGGCtgaggagctgaagaaagagCAAGACACCAGTGCTCACCTGGAACGTATGAAGAAGAACATGGAGCAGACCATCAAGGACCTGCAGCACCGTCTGGATGAAGCCGAACAAATCGCCATGAAAGGTGGCAAGAAGCAGGTCCAGAAGCTGGAGGCCAGG GTGAGAGAGCTGGAGGCTGAGGTGGAGATGGAACAAAGGAAGAGCGCTGATTCTGTGAAAGGAATTCGTAAATACGAGAGACGGATTAAGGAGCTCACCTATCAG ACTGAGGAGGACCGTAAGAATCTGTCCCGTCTGCAGGATCTCGTTGACAAACTACAGTTGAAAGTCAAGTCCTACAAGAGAACTGCAGAGGAGGCT GAGGAACAGGCTAATGCCAACCTGGGCAAGTTCCGTAAGCTGCAGCATGAACTGGATGAGGCTGAGGAGAGAGCTGATATTGCTGAGTCTCAGGTCAACAAGTTGAGGGCCAAGAGTCGTGATTCAGGCTCCAAG AAAGGACATGACGAGGAGTGA